In Flavobacteriales bacterium, one genomic interval encodes:
- a CDS encoding RecX family transcriptional regulator, translating into MRHVEPTFSENELLVKARSYCARQERCQQEVRDKLYGWGGHIAVVENIVSQLIGERFLNEMRFAEHFAVSKFRQKGWGKRKVEAALRLKSISAQCIAKALASIDSDEYDSELLKAVDKRLNKLHDINPYIARRKVINYFMGKGYASGQIEKALDKLNE; encoded by the coding sequence ATTCGCCACGTGGAACCCACCTTTTCAGAGAACGAACTATTGGTGAAAGCACGCAGCTACTGCGCCCGGCAAGAGCGTTGCCAGCAGGAGGTGCGTGATAAGCTGTACGGTTGGGGTGGGCACATAGCCGTCGTCGAGAATATTGTTTCACAACTGATCGGTGAGCGCTTCCTCAATGAAATGCGTTTCGCCGAACACTTTGCCGTGAGCAAATTCCGGCAAAAAGGGTGGGGGAAACGCAAGGTCGAGGCGGCGTTAAGACTGAAGTCGATAAGTGCACAATGCATAGCCAAAGCGCTTGCATCCATTGATTCGGACGAGTATGACAGCGAGCTACTCAAGGCGGTGGATAAACGGCTGAACAAGCTGCATGATATCAACCCGTACATCGCTCGCAGAAAGGTCATCAACTATTTCATGGGCAAGGGATATGCATCCGGCCAGATAGAGAAAGCGCTTGACAAATTGAATG